Proteins encoded by one window of Candidatus Kapaibacterium thiocyanatum:
- a CDS encoding DNA-binding response regulator, with protein sequence MEKKILIVDDEQDIVDLISYNLSKEGYRVFTATNGTQAVELAEKAQPDLIILDIMMPGMDGFEVCRTLRQHPTTQTTSIMFLTAKSGEIDQILGLELGADDYIQKPISPRVLLARVKTILRRGTEKVRTETIAAPEILRIGAIEVNRQNYTVRIDNKESFFPKKEFELLAFLASNRGKVFTREALLRRIWGESVFVIDRTVDVHVSKIREKLGKYGPFIETVKGVGYRFRDQI encoded by the coding sequence ATGGAAAAAAAGATCCTTATCGTCGATGATGAGCAGGATATCGTCGATCTCATCTCCTATAACCTGAGCAAGGAAGGGTACCGGGTCTTCACGGCCACGAATGGTACCCAGGCCGTGGAACTGGCCGAAAAGGCACAGCCCGACCTGATCATCCTCGACATCATGATGCCGGGTATGGATGGCTTCGAGGTCTGCCGCACGTTGCGCCAGCATCCCACGACGCAGACCACGTCCATCATGTTCCTGACGGCGAAGTCCGGCGAGATCGACCAGATTCTCGGCCTCGAACTCGGCGCCGACGACTACATCCAGAAACCGATCTCACCGCGCGTCCTCCTGGCCCGCGTGAAGACGATCCTCAGACGCGGAACGGAGAAGGTGCGCACGGAAACGATCGCCGCACCGGAAATCCTGCGCATCGGGGCCATCGAAGTCAATCGCCAGAACTATACCGTCCGTATCGACAACAAGGAGAGCTTCTTCCCGAAGAAGGAATTCGAACTGCTCGCCTTCCTGGCGTCGAACCGCGGGAAGGTATTCACCCGCGAAGCGTTGTTGCGCCGCATCTGGGGCGAGAGCGTCTTCGTCATCGATCGCACGGTCGACGTTCACGTTTCCAAGATCCGCGAGAAGCTCGGCAAGTACGGCCCCTTCATCGAGACCGTCAAGGGGGTTGGCTACCGCTTCCGCGATCAGATCTAA